A region from the Candidatus Sulfotelmatobacter sp. genome encodes:
- the purM gene encoding phosphoribosylformylglycinamidine cyclo-ligase: protein MRYRDAGVDLSRSDALKAEIAREVNTTWPAGSSPLRGGFAGVLAWPGPGGAPGVATHGLIAATLDGVGTKLHLAIEAGRLADAAADVVYHGANDLLVHGARAFACLDYIAQARLEPERVLEAIRGLARGCREVGAVLLGGETAEMPDTYLPGTLDLAACMLGRVEEALLLDGARVRAGDRLLGLASAGLHTNGFSLARRVLAASGKRLSDRLPGGAGETLGDALLAPHRWYGASLLPLIEAGRIHALAHVTGGGIAGNLVRVLPRGCRAVVERRDEPPALFRWLMESGAIPEDDARATFNLGVGMVVVCAPDQADLLAEALRRSGERVLSLGRVEEGERGAEWRSNSG, encoded by the coding sequence ATGCGCTACCGCGACGCCGGCGTGGACCTGTCGCGCTCGGATGCGCTCAAGGCCGAGATCGCGCGCGAGGTGAACACCACCTGGCCGGCGGGCTCGAGCCCGCTGCGCGGCGGATTCGCCGGGGTGCTGGCCTGGCCCGGGCCGGGGGGCGCGCCCGGGGTGGCGACCCACGGGCTGATCGCCGCGACCCTGGATGGCGTCGGCACCAAGCTCCATCTCGCGATCGAGGCGGGCCGGCTGGCCGACGCGGCCGCCGACGTGGTGTATCACGGCGCCAACGATCTGCTGGTGCATGGCGCGCGTGCCTTCGCGTGCCTCGACTACATCGCGCAGGCGCGGCTCGAGCCCGAGCGAGTGCTCGAAGCGATCCGCGGTCTCGCGCGCGGGTGCCGCGAGGTGGGCGCGGTGCTGCTGGGCGGTGAGACCGCCGAGATGCCCGACACGTACCTTCCCGGCACGCTCGATCTCGCCGCCTGCATGCTCGGGCGCGTGGAAGAGGCACTGCTGCTCGACGGGGCGCGCGTGCGCGCCGGCGACCGGCTGCTCGGGCTCGCTTCGGCGGGACTCCACACCAATGGCTTCTCGCTGGCACGACGCGTTCTCGCCGCGTCGGGAAAGCGCCTGAGCGACCGGCTTCCGGGCGGCGCCGGGGAGACGCTGGGCGACGCGCTGCTGGCGCCGCATCGCTGGTACGGGGCGAGCCTCCTGCCGCTGATCGAGGCCGGGCGCATCCACGCGCTCGCGCACGTGACCGGCGGCGGCATCGCCGGCAATCTGGTGCGTGTCTTGCCGCGCGGGTGTCGGGCGGTGGTCGAGCGGCGCGACGAGCCGCCGGCTCTGTTCCGCTGGCTCATGGAGTCGGGCGCGATTCCCGAGGACGACGCGCGCGCGACGTTCAATCTGGGTGTGGGAATGGTGGTGGTGTGCGCCCCCGATCAAGCGGACCTGCTCGCCGAGGCGCTGCGCCGATCCGGCGAGCGGGTCCTTTCACTGGGGCGCGTCGAGGAGGGAGAGCGCGGGGCCGAGTGGCGCTCGAATTCCGGATGA
- a CDS encoding sigma-54 dependent transcriptional regulator — MEREETRARTEGIGPELIGASPAWREVLEVLPRVAASDLPVLIQGETGCGKELVARAVHAQSHRRRATFVAHNCGATPDSLIESELFGHTRGAFTGAVADRAGLFDAADGGTLFLDEIGDGSPLLQMKLLRVLQEGEARRVGETRLRRLDVRIVSATHRDLDEGVRDGLFRADLLFRLNAVRLTLPPLRERGRDVLLLAEHFLARAAQSCGVAPPRIATALEARLLEHSWPGNVRELANGCAYAVRVAGAREAVEIAHWPTSPFRVAPAAARGLHAETRALEERRLLEALDRSHGNKSRAARSLGLSRQGLLKKLRRYGLWNGEAIEAPMGDAGD; from the coding sequence ATGGAGCGGGAGGAGACGCGCGCGCGGACCGAGGGAATCGGTCCGGAGCTGATCGGAGCATCACCGGCGTGGCGCGAGGTGCTGGAGGTGCTGCCCCGCGTGGCGGCCAGCGACCTGCCGGTGCTGATCCAGGGTGAGACCGGCTGCGGCAAGGAGCTGGTGGCGCGCGCGGTGCACGCGCAGAGCCACCGGCGGCGCGCCACCTTCGTCGCGCACAACTGTGGCGCGACGCCCGACAGCCTGATCGAGAGCGAGCTGTTCGGGCACACGCGCGGCGCATTTACCGGCGCGGTCGCGGATCGCGCCGGGTTGTTCGATGCCGCCGACGGCGGCACGCTGTTCCTCGACGAGATCGGGGACGGGAGTCCGCTGCTGCAGATGAAGCTTCTGCGCGTGCTGCAGGAGGGCGAGGCCCGTCGGGTGGGCGAGACTCGCCTGCGGCGGCTCGACGTCCGCATCGTCAGCGCCACGCACCGCGATCTGGACGAGGGAGTGCGGGACGGCCTGTTTCGCGCCGATCTCCTGTTCCGGCTGAACGCCGTGCGCCTCACCCTGCCACCGCTGCGCGAGCGCGGCCGCGACGTGCTGCTGCTGGCCGAGCATTTCCTCGCGCGGGCGGCGCAGAGCTGCGGCGTCGCGCCGCCGCGAATCGCGACCGCGCTCGAGGCGCGGCTGCTCGAGCACTCGTGGCCCGGCAATGTTCGCGAGCTGGCCAATGGCTGCGCGTACGCGGTGCGCGTGGCCGGAGCGCGGGAGGCCGTCGAGATCGCCCACTGGCCGACCTCGCCGTTTCGCGTGGCGCCGGCCGCGGCGCGGGGTCTGCACGCCGAGACCCGCGCGCTCGAAGAGCGGCGCCTGCTCGAGGCGCTCGATCGTTCTCATGGCAACAAGTCACGCGCGGCTCGCTCGCTGGGTCTGTCGCGACAGGGTCTGCTGAAGAAGTTGCGCCGCTACGGGCTCTGGAACGGTGAGGCGATCGAGGCGCCGATGGGCGATGCCGGCGATTGA
- a CDS encoding Gfo/Idh/MocA family oxidoreductase codes for MARKALRIGLVGVGAAAQINHIPAWKKIEGVELVALCDRDPEKAARVAQKFQVPRVHSRVDDLLTDEEVDAVDICTPNYLHAPIGTAALEAEKHVLCERPLARSAQEAAGMLKAAKKADRVLMCCVQHRFRPDAQLLKKFVEKGDLGSVFFAKAGWLRQRAEWDSDEWRAQKRESGGGVVLDLGFQMLDLSLWVLGGPRVQAVTASVHRSRKGEVEDSATAFFRLESGATLTLELTWGLLMEKDFAYLNLFGSGGAALLNPFRLHRGMHGTLVNVTPTMETSRNQYKISIEAQLSHFAEVLRKSAKPMGDAEEIVPVMELLDAVYRSAEQEKEVRLG; via the coding sequence GTGGCGCGAAAGGCCTTGCGCATCGGACTCGTGGGGGTGGGTGCCGCCGCGCAGATCAACCACATACCGGCGTGGAAGAAGATCGAGGGCGTCGAGCTGGTGGCGCTTTGCGATCGCGATCCCGAGAAGGCGGCGCGCGTGGCCCAGAAATTTCAGGTGCCGCGCGTGCACTCGCGGGTGGACGATCTGCTGACCGACGAGGAAGTCGACGCGGTCGACATCTGCACTCCCAACTACCTCCACGCGCCGATTGGAACGGCCGCCCTCGAGGCCGAGAAGCACGTGCTGTGCGAGCGGCCGCTGGCCAGAAGCGCGCAGGAGGCCGCCGGGATGCTGAAGGCCGCCAAGAAGGCCGACCGCGTGCTGATGTGCTGCGTCCAGCATCGGTTCCGCCCCGACGCCCAGCTGCTCAAGAAATTCGTGGAGAAGGGCGACCTCGGCTCGGTGTTCTTCGCCAAGGCCGGCTGGCTCCGCCAGCGCGCCGAGTGGGACTCGGACGAATGGCGCGCCCAGAAGCGCGAGAGCGGCGGCGGCGTGGTGCTGGACCTCGGCTTCCAGATGCTCGACCTCTCGCTGTGGGTGCTGGGCGGGCCCAGGGTTCAGGCGGTGACCGCCAGCGTTCATCGCTCGCGCAAGGGGGAAGTCGAGGACAGCGCGACCGCCTTCTTCCGCCTCGAGTCGGGCGCCACGCTCACGCTCGAGTTGACCTGGGGACTGCTGATGGAGAAGGACTTCGCCTATCTCAACCTGTTCGGCTCCGGAGGCGCGGCGCTGCTCAATCCCTTCCGGCTCCACCGCGGCATGCACGGGACCCTGGTCAACGTCACCCCGACCATGGAGACCTCGCGCAACCAGTACAAGATCTCGATCGAGGCACAGCTCTCTCACTTCGCCGAGGTCCTGCGGAAATCGGCGAAGCCGATGGGGGACGCCGAGGAGATCGTGCCGGTGATGGAGCTGCTCGACGCGGTCTATCGTTCGGCGGAGCAGGAGAAGGAGGTCCGGCTCGGCTGA
- the lnt gene encoding apolipoprotein N-acyltransferase — protein MGAAFLPFRLGALAWIGFVPLLSALDRRLKSGSGARSFLGPGYVFGFVFYLIGTHWIARLSTVAITVPWLKYPAWVAAAAYLALFPMLATFLSGWLARHTRLPLALIVPPVMICVEELRGSGELGFPWFQPGYTQWSLTPVIQMASLGGVTLVTLWVLVLNVLIWRAIAGTARLRAAIGAVLALALPFAWGSRVLRAAPADQGPTVALIQGNIPGEIKWAGGHDREIFGTFLALSDSAASREPRPVLIVWPETATGSWMRKRLDQCLLVTDFAARVGVPVFSGFADYAYDSLGRARQFNAAGLFATDGSLGEVYAKRHLVPFGERMPFQWLVPALGKLDLGQAEWTPGTRVVLFRSAAGPFACLICFESIFPDLSRESVRAGARWLVNITNDEWFGLSAALEQHAAMAVFRAVENHVAVARCANTGLSWLIDGRGRVIRAAGAFVPAVVEGPIAPSGPPTPYTRFGDWPGLLCGAFTLILMVQAGRGALTVRKIRS, from the coding sequence CTGGGCGCGGCGTTCCTGCCGTTCCGTCTCGGCGCGCTCGCCTGGATCGGATTCGTTCCGCTCCTCTCGGCGCTCGATCGCCGGCTGAAATCGGGAAGCGGAGCGCGGAGCTTCCTCGGGCCGGGCTACGTCTTCGGCTTCGTCTTCTACCTGATCGGCACTCATTGGATCGCGCGCCTCAGCACGGTCGCGATCACCGTGCCGTGGCTCAAGTATCCCGCCTGGGTCGCGGCCGCCGCCTACCTGGCCCTGTTTCCGATGCTCGCCACCTTCCTCTCCGGCTGGCTGGCGCGCCACACTCGCCTGCCGCTCGCGCTGATCGTGCCGCCGGTGATGATCTGTGTCGAGGAATTGCGCGGCTCGGGCGAGCTCGGTTTCCCCTGGTTCCAGCCCGGTTATACGCAATGGTCGCTCACGCCCGTGATCCAGATGGCCAGCCTCGGCGGCGTCACGCTGGTGACGCTGTGGGTGCTGGTGCTGAACGTGCTGATCTGGCGCGCGATCGCGGGCACCGCTCGGCTGCGCGCGGCGATCGGCGCCGTGCTCGCGCTGGCGTTGCCGTTTGCCTGGGGTTCGCGCGTGCTGCGCGCGGCGCCCGCCGATCAGGGGCCGACGGTGGCGCTCATCCAGGGCAACATTCCCGGCGAGATCAAGTGGGCGGGAGGCCACGATCGCGAGATCTTCGGCACCTTTCTCGCCCTCTCCGATTCCGCCGCCTCGCGCGAGCCGCGTCCGGTTCTGATCGTGTGGCCCGAAACCGCGACCGGCAGCTGGATGCGCAAGCGCCTCGATCAGTGCCTGCTGGTGACCGACTTCGCAGCGCGAGTCGGTGTGCCGGTCTTCAGCGGGTTCGCCGACTACGCCTATGACTCGCTGGGCCGCGCGCGCCAGTTCAACGCCGCCGGGCTGTTCGCGACCGACGGTTCGCTGGGCGAGGTCTACGCCAAGCGCCATCTGGTTCCCTTCGGCGAGCGCATGCCGTTCCAGTGGCTGGTTCCGGCGCTCGGCAAGCTGGATCTCGGCCAGGCCGAGTGGACGCCGGGGACCCGAGTGGTGCTGTTTCGCTCCGCGGCCGGACCGTTCGCCTGTCTGATCTGTTTCGAATCGATCTTCCCCGACCTCTCGCGAGAATCGGTGCGCGCCGGCGCGCGCTGGCTGGTCAACATCACCAACGACGAGTGGTTCGGCCTGAGCGCCGCGCTCGAACAGCACGCGGCGATGGCGGTGTTCCGCGCGGTCGAGAATCACGTCGCCGTGGCGCGCTGCGCCAACACCGGGCTGTCGTGGCTGATCGACGGCCGCGGGCGCGTGATTCGCGCGGCGGGCGCGTTCGTTCCGGCGGTCGTGGAAGGCCCGATCGCGCCTTCGGGTCCACCCACGCCCTACACGCGCTTTGGCGACTGGCCGGGGCTCTTGTGCGGCGCGTTCACGCTGATCCTGATGGTTCAGGCCGGCCGGGGCGCGCTGACAGTCCGCAAGATCCGCTCCTGA
- a CDS encoding aspartate-semialdehyde dehydrogenase: MSRRLGIVGATGLVGRTMLALLEERHLPIAALSLFASPRSAGRHLTFRGQPVPVRTLDEGAFSGLDLVLFAAGNPVSERWAPEAVRAGARVVDNSSAFRYRDEIPLVVPEINGRLLDPLPELVANPNCSTVAIALALAPLATVVPLERLWVATYQAVSGAGSRAIEELESGVQAGLTGTPPLRSGGEPPFAFNVVPHISTFEDNGYTREEMKIVWESRKILNLPDLKVSATAVRVPVRVGHSAAVHAVFARPISPDEARAAWRTFPGLEVVDDPARGRYPTPLQAAGRDAVLVGRVRRDLSEPRALEFFVASDNLRKGAALNAVQIAEALLDREAATRR; this comes from the coding sequence ATGAGCCGGCGACTGGGCATCGTCGGCGCCACCGGCCTCGTGGGGCGCACCATGCTGGCGCTGCTGGAAGAGCGCCATCTTCCCATCGCCGCATTGAGCCTCTTCGCGAGCCCCCGCTCCGCGGGCCGGCACCTCACCTTCCGCGGCCAGCCCGTGCCGGTGCGCACGCTCGACGAGGGCGCGTTCTCGGGGCTCGATCTGGTGCTGTTCGCGGCCGGCAACCCGGTGAGCGAGCGCTGGGCCCCCGAGGCGGTTCGCGCCGGGGCGAGGGTCGTGGACAACAGCAGCGCGTTTCGCTATCGGGACGAGATCCCGCTGGTGGTGCCGGAAATCAACGGCCGGTTGCTGGACCCGCTTCCCGAGCTGGTCGCGAATCCCAACTGCTCGACGGTCGCGATCGCGCTGGCGCTGGCGCCGCTGGCCACGGTGGTGCCGCTCGAGCGTTTGTGGGTGGCCACCTATCAGGCGGTGTCCGGTGCCGGCAGTCGCGCGATCGAGGAGCTGGAGAGCGGCGTACAGGCCGGCCTCACCGGAACTCCGCCGCTCCGTTCGGGCGGCGAGCCGCCGTTCGCGTTCAACGTCGTGCCGCACATCTCGACCTTCGAGGACAACGGCTACACGCGCGAGGAAATGAAGATCGTCTGGGAGTCGAGAAAGATCCTCAATCTGCCGGACCTCAAGGTGAGCGCGACCGCGGTGCGCGTGCCGGTGCGGGTCGGCCACAGCGCCGCCGTGCATGCCGTGTTCGCCCGCCCCATCAGCCCGGACGAAGCGCGGGCGGCGTGGCGCACGTTCCCGGGCCTCGAAGTCGTCGACGATCCGGCGCGCGGACGGTATCCGACCCCGCTCCAGGCGGCCGGGCGCGACGCGGTGCTGGTGGGACGGGTGCGCCGGGATCTCTCCGAGCCGCGAGCGCTCGAGTTCTTCGTGGCCTCGGACAATCTTCGCAAGGGGGCCGCGCTCAACGCGGTCCAGATTGCCGAAGCCCTGCTCGATCGCGAAGCGGCGACGCGCCGATGA
- a CDS encoding energy-coupling factor transporter transmembrane component T, translating to MRSSEHARRQIAPLLLGSLLGSLVAAHVAVGVGCLALSTGAAIAAGAVRPSWGWWRALLIAAGIAILLNTYLVAGATLPWPRVFGAPATLEGLRQGLLFALRLTGAAVALHGLRAAWPGERAVDELASRLRWLESLRVPVRRARATIELALRFAPLLAEEARRISKLQTLRAGRPPRSLAERVTRARAVAVPALVASLERADQVALALEARHYRMKQVTRTPAAGWLWRGAGLAVAGVGLLWR from the coding sequence ATGAGATCTTCCGAGCACGCGCGGCGCCAGATCGCCCCGCTGCTGCTGGGCTCGCTGCTCGGATCGCTGGTGGCGGCCCACGTCGCGGTGGGAGTGGGCTGCCTCGCGCTCTCGACGGGCGCCGCGATCGCCGCCGGGGCCGTGCGGCCGTCATGGGGTTGGTGGCGGGCGCTGCTGATCGCGGCCGGCATCGCGATTCTCCTCAACACCTACCTGGTGGCCGGGGCGACGCTGCCGTGGCCGCGCGTATTCGGCGCGCCGGCGACGCTCGAAGGTCTCCGCCAGGGGTTGCTGTTCGCGCTTCGGCTCACCGGCGCCGCGGTCGCGCTTCACGGCCTTCGCGCCGCGTGGCCGGGCGAGCGGGCGGTGGACGAGCTGGCCTCGCGGCTTCGCTGGCTCGAGTCCCTGCGCGTGCCGGTGCGGCGCGCGCGCGCCACCATCGAGCTCGCGCTGCGCTTCGCGCCGCTGCTGGCCGAGGAGGCGCGACGCATCTCGAAGCTCCAGACCCTGCGGGCCGGCCGCCCGCCGCGCTCGCTGGCGGAGCGTGTGACTCGCGCCCGCGCAGTGGCGGTGCCGGCGCTGGTGGCGTCGCTCGAGCGCGCCGATCAGGTGGCGCTCGCGCTCGAGGCTCGCCACTATCGCATGAAGCAGGTGACGCGCACGCCGGCCGCGGGCTGGCTGTGGCGCGGCGCCGGACTGGCCGTGGCGGGAGTGGGACTCCTGTGGCGATAG